In Flavobacteriaceae bacterium, the following proteins share a genomic window:
- a CDS encoding alpha/beta hydrolase, giving the protein MKYLFRTQLLFFILFLINISCKTNEKEEVTINTSPFSNKIELKKNVVLSDEHPMAVWEKKIDNAKGVILFVHGRTWSSVPDFDLQVEGENLSLMDGMIEEGYTTYAVDLRGYGDTPRDETEWLTPNKAAKDVLNVLKWVSEQNDNQKIHLFGWSMGSTVSLLASQQESSHIASLNLFGFWMDLDANIPEDPIDKSLDKTINTVAAAASDFIVPGTISQNAIDTYVKAALKADPIRVDWRNMNDFKQIDPLKIEIPVLIIQGELDPIAPTERQTKLFTRLKTADKTWTVISGGDHAAFMETPRPQFIKAFSAFIERFNN; this is encoded by the coding sequence ATGAAATATCTTTTTAGAACACAACTACTATTCTTTATACTATTTTTAATAAATATATCCTGTAAAACTAATGAAAAAGAAGAAGTTACTATTAATACTAGTCCTTTTTCAAATAAAATAGAACTTAAAAAGAATGTTGTGTTATCTGATGAACACCCTATGGCTGTTTGGGAAAAGAAAATAGACAATGCTAAAGGGGTTATACTTTTTGTACATGGGCGTACTTGGAGTAGTGTTCCAGATTTTGATTTACAAGTGGAAGGTGAAAATTTATCACTTATGGATGGAATGATCGAAGAAGGTTATACTACTTATGCAGTAGATTTGAGAGGCTATGGAGACACTCCAAGAGATGAGACAGAGTGGCTTACACCAAATAAAGCAGCTAAAGATGTGCTAAACGTTTTAAAATGGGTTTCAGAACAAAATGATAATCAAAAAATACATTTATTTGGTTGGTCTATGGGGTCTACAGTCTCACTTTTGGCATCACAACAAGAAAGTTCTCATATTGCTAGTCTAAACTTATTTGGATTTTGGATGGATTTAGATGCTAATATTCCAGAAGACCCAATAGATAAATCTTTAGATAAAACAATTAATACGGTAGCTGCAGCTGCTAGTGATTTTATTGTTCCTGGAACTATTAGTCAGAATGCTATTGATACTTATGTGAAAGCAGCATTAAAAGCAGATCCTATTCGTGTAGATTGGAGAAACATGAACGATTTTAAACAAATAGATCCTTTAAAAATTGAAATTCCAGTACTTATTATACAAGGAGAATTAGATCCAATAGCTCCTACAGAGCGACAAACTAAACTATTTACACGTTTGAAAACGGCAGATAAAACCTGGACTGTAATTTCTGGTGGTGATCACGCTGCTTTTATGGAGACACCTAGACCACAATTTATTAAAGCTTTTAGTGCATTTATTGAGCGTTTCAATAACTAA
- a CDS encoding DUF5117 domain-containing protein, producing MLLFALALIVTSCNTAQKAAKTKATATAKPKPKAPKKGAIQPYDKVITKEAKSDKGLFTVHKIDDKFFYEIPDSLFEREMLMVTRIAKTANGIGFGGGKQNEQMLRWQKRDKKVLLRVVSSSVVAADSLPVHEAVVNSNFEPILYSFPIKTISKDSLNTVIDVTDLFNKDVKALGLPQRSRTQYRVTRLDAAKSFIESVKSYPENIEARHVKTYAAGNAPSNGSLGTISLEINNSMILLPKVPMKRRNFDQRVGWFARGQVDYGLDAQESKTVRYLDRWRLEVKDEDIAKFKRGELVEPKKQIVYYIDRATPKQWVKYIKQGIEDWQVAFEAAGFKNAIIAKIPPTPEEDPEWSAEDARYSVVRYLASPIPNANGPHVSDPRSGEILESDINWYHNVMTLLRNWFFVQTAAINPDARGVAFKDEVMGRLIRFVSAHEVGHTLGLPHNMGSSVAYPVEKLRDPEFTKKNGTAPSIMDYARFNYVAQPGDGDVALMPNIGIYDKHSIRWGYRPILDAKTAEDEKKTLDSWILEHAGDPYYRFGAQQGGGAGIIDPTSQTEDLGDDSMLASHYGILNLKRIVPNLIEWTAEDGKNYSDLQTLYGQVLGQYNRYMGHVAPNIGGVIQINKTFDQEGAVFTHVDKATQKRAMDFLQKELFTTPEWLLDNNIFNKVESAGVVDRVRGFQSRTLNTLLDFGRMQRMIENETVNGKDAYSFLNMMQDLRKGIFSELARGRSIDTYRRNLQRVYIDRMSFLMTGNQAVIPARFRAFVRRTNVNVNQSDIRAVVRAELKTLQRSVRSAIGRSNGLTRIHLQDALERINDILDPK from the coding sequence ATTTTACTATTTGCTTTAGCTTTAATAGTAACATCATGCAACACAGCTCAAAAAGCTGCTAAAACTAAAGCAACTGCTACTGCTAAGCCAAAACCAAAGGCGCCAAAAAAAGGAGCGATTCAACCTTATGATAAGGTAATTACCAAAGAAGCTAAAAGTGATAAAGGGCTTTTTACAGTTCATAAAATAGATGATAAATTCTTTTATGAAATTCCAGATTCTCTTTTTGAAAGAGAAATGTTAATGGTAACTCGTATTGCTAAAACCGCAAATGGCATTGGATTTGGAGGAGGCAAACAAAATGAGCAAATGTTACGCTGGCAAAAAAGAGATAAAAAAGTATTACTACGTGTAGTATCTAGCTCTGTTGTAGCTGCAGATTCTCTTCCTGTGCATGAAGCTGTTGTAAATTCTAATTTTGAGCCAATACTATATAGTTTTCCTATTAAAACAATTAGTAAAGATTCGTTAAATACCGTAATTGATGTTACAGATTTATTTAATAAAGATGTAAAAGCATTAGGATTACCTCAGAGAAGCAGAACTCAATATAGAGTAACGCGATTAGATGCTGCAAAATCTTTTATAGAAAGTGTAAAGAGTTATCCTGAAAATATAGAAGCTAGACATGTAAAAACTTATGCTGCTGGTAATGCTCCATCTAATGGAAGTTTAGGAACAATTTCTTTAGAGATTAATAATTCTATGATTTTACTTCCTAAAGTACCAATGAAGCGTCGTAACTTTGATCAACGTGTTGGTTGGTTTGCTCGAGGGCAGGTAGATTATGGTTTAGATGCTCAAGAAAGTAAAACTGTTCGTTATTTAGATCGTTGGAGATTAGAAGTAAAAGATGAAGACATAGCTAAATTCAAACGCGGAGAATTAGTAGAACCTAAAAAACAAATTGTTTATTATATTGATAGAGCAACTCCAAAACAATGGGTGAAATATATAAAACAAGGTATTGAAGATTGGCAAGTTGCTTTTGAAGCAGCAGGATTTAAAAATGCTATCATTGCAAAAATACCTCCAACTCCTGAAGAAGATCCTGAATGGAGTGCTGAAGATGCACGTTATTCTGTAGTACGTTATTTAGCATCTCCAATTCCTAATGCTAATGGTCCTCACGTAAGTGATCCACGTTCTGGAGAAATTTTAGAAAGTGATATTAACTGGTATCACAATGTAATGACATTATTACGTAATTGGTTCTTTGTACAAACAGCAGCTATTAATCCTGATGCTAGAGGGGTTGCTTTTAAAGATGAAGTCATGGGACGTTTAATACGTTTTGTATCTGCTCACGAAGTAGGGCACACTTTAGGCTTACCTCATAATATGGGTAGTAGTGTTGCTTATCCAGTTGAAAAATTACGCGACCCTGAATTTACTAAGAAAAATGGAACGGCTCCATCTATAATGGATTATGCACGTTTTAACTATGTTGCACAACCTGGAGATGGAGATGTAGCATTAATGCCTAATATTGGTATTTACGATAAGCATTCTATTAGATGGGGATATCGTCCAATTTTAGATGCTAAAACTGCTGAAGATGAAAAGAAAACTTTAGATAGTTGGATTTTAGAGCATGCCGGAGATCCTTATTATCGTTTTGGAGCACAACAAGGTGGAGGTGCTGGGATTATAGATCCTACTTCTCAAACTGAAGATTTAGGAGATGATTCTATGTTAGCAAGCCATTATGGTATTTTAAACCTTAAACGTATTGTTCCAAATTTAATTGAATGGACTGCTGAAGATGGTAAAAACTATAGTGATTTACAAACTTTATATGGTCAAGTTTTAGGGCAGTATAATAGATATATGGGGCACGTAGCACCAAATATTGGTGGTGTTATTCAAATCAATAAAACGTTTGATCAAGAAGGAGCTGTATTTACACATGTTGATAAAGCAACACAAAAAAGGGCTATGGATTTCCTTCAAAAAGAATTATTTACTACTCCTGAGTGGTTATTAGATAATAATATTTTCAACAAAGTAGAAAGTGCTGGTGTTGTTGATCGTGTAAGAGGATTTCAATCTAGAACTCTTAATACACTTCTTGATTTTGGAAGAATGCAACGTATGATTGAAAATGAAACTGTAAATGGTAAAGATGCATATAGCTTCTTAAACATGATGCAAGATTTAAGAAAAGGTATTTTTAGTGAGTTAGCTAGAGGTCGTTCAATAGATACTTATAGAAGAAACTTACAACGTGTCTATATTGATAGAATGTCGTTTTTAATGACAGGTAATCAAGCGGTAATTCCAGCAAGGTTCAGAGCATTTGTTAGACGTACTAATGTAAATGTAAACCAGTCTGATATTAGAGCAGTTGTAAGAGCTGAATTAAAGACGTTACAACGTTCTGTTAGAAGTGCTATTGGGCGTTCTAATGGATTAACTAGAATACACTTACAAGATGCTTTAGAGCGTATTAATGATATTTTAGATCCTAAATAG